From the Solanum pennellii chromosome 4, SPENNV200 genome, one window contains:
- the LOC107017137 gene encoding probable calcium-binding protein CML44: protein MSPINSINLSKIFSKLDKNGDGLVCLDELKGFLDTIGIIASQEELELLLGKTSLDFIDFFFFYDAITKANINKGSNYKHEDRENVFLENDLRKVFRVFDLNEDGFICCEELQRALSRLGLWDEQCGKDCKSMINVYDKNLDGKLDYEEFKDMMFDN, encoded by the coding sequence ATGTCTCCGATCAACTCAATTAATTTGTCAAAGATCTTCTCAAAGCTTGACAAGAATGGTGATggccttgtgtgtcttgatgagTTAAAGGGATTTCTTGATACAATAGGAATTATTGCAAGCCAAGAGGAGCTAGAGTTGCTACTTGGTAAAACAAGCCTAGACTTcattgattttttcttcttctatgaTGCTATCACAAAGGCAAATATTAATAAAGGTAGCAATTATAAGCACGAGGATCgagaaaatgttttcttggaaaatGACCTACGTAAAGTGTTTAGAGTATTCGATTTAAACGAGGACGGATTCATATGTTGTGAGGAGCTGCAAAGAGCATTGTCAAGATTAGGATTGTGGGATGAACAATGTGGGAAAGATTGTAAGAGTATGATCAATGTTTATGACAAAAATTTAGATGGAAAACTTGATTATGAGGAGTTTAAAGACATGATGTTTGATAATTAA